The proteins below come from a single Prolixibacter sp. NT017 genomic window:
- a CDS encoding class I SAM-dependent methyltransferase, with product MDTKIKKRYNRIAKVYDILESPMESGFSRWREKLLSEVKGKTLEVGVGTGKNLKYYPGDIDLTGIDFSENMIERARRKSRNKPNIRLMVMDAEKMDFEANTFDTVVTSCVYCSVPDPVKGMKEMKRVCKPGGRLLMLEHVRSNHKMVGKLMDWMNPIPLHLYGANINRETYENLLKAGFEPDDITIKHLWYDIVLLIKVNIRK from the coding sequence ATGGACACTAAAATTAAAAAACGGTACAACCGGATAGCCAAAGTTTACGATATCCTCGAAAGTCCAATGGAATCGGGTTTTTCCCGGTGGAGAGAAAAATTGCTCAGTGAGGTAAAAGGGAAAACCCTCGAAGTGGGCGTTGGCACGGGTAAAAACCTGAAATATTATCCCGGCGATATCGACCTGACCGGAATTGATTTCAGTGAAAACATGATTGAACGGGCCCGGCGTAAATCCCGCAACAAACCCAATATCCGGTTAATGGTGATGGATGCCGAGAAAATGGATTTCGAAGCCAACACGTTCGATACCGTTGTCACATCGTGTGTCTATTGTTCCGTTCCCGACCCCGTGAAGGGAATGAAAGAGATGAAAAGGGTGTGTAAACCCGGCGGCAGGCTGCTCATGCTCGAACATGTCAGGAGCAACCACAAAATGGTTGGCAAACTGATGGACTGGATGAATCCCATTCCCCTGCATCTTTACGGCGCCAACATCAACCGGGAAACATACGAAAACTTGCTGAAAGCCGGGTTCGAACCGGACGACATTACCATAAAACATTTATGGTACGATATCGTATTACTCATTAAAGTGAATATCAGAAAATAA
- a CDS encoding type II toxin-antitoxin system HigA family antitoxin — translation MIVSKEKYEKSLRVVDQLLVGRSLDSLSDDEKVQLEFHTDIVEAYEKEYYPIELPSLVDVIKLRMFEMNLKQKDLANLLEVSATLISEYLKGRRDITLDVAKKIHKKLDIDADIILQ, via the coding sequence ATGATTGTCTCAAAAGAAAAGTACGAAAAATCACTGCGTGTAGTCGATCAATTGCTGGTCGGGAGAAGTCTTGACTCTCTGTCAGATGATGAAAAGGTACAGCTGGAATTTCATACTGACATTGTTGAAGCATACGAAAAAGAATACTACCCCATCGAGTTACCTTCTTTAGTTGATGTTATTAAACTCCGCATGTTCGAAATGAATCTAAAACAGAAGGACCTGGCAAATTTACTTGAAGTATCAGCCACACTAATATCAGAATATCTGAAAGGACGTCGCGATATTACTTTAGATGTTGCAAAAAAGATTCACAAAAAACTTGATATCGATGCTGATATCATTCTTCAGTAA
- a CDS encoding efflux RND transporter periplasmic adaptor subunit yields the protein MNKKIFVYILLVILGAALGVTGYYLLSGKQGTVMTEGEQSQGKAKNDKKGKILYWRAPMNPNEIYNHPGKSAMGMDLVPVYADQAGQNGVVSIDPVVEQDMNVKTTVVKSANMHADVMTNGIIQPDEQKEYTVTTKAGGWIDKLYVNYTGQQVRKGQKLLRIYSPELVAAEQEYLTALAYDNAMIGSQEPSDLLKNATRKLELLDVSNADIQELKKTKHVRKYITLTASFDGTVLSKNVDEGAKIMRGMPLMKIANLSSVWLVADVYEHELNKIALGQPATITMDFLPGVTYKGKISFIYPVLDTQTRTIKVRIDLNNSNHVLKPGMFANVDIKGKDLGNYPMVPAQAILQSGRENTVIVSLGHGKFKPVHVKLGNYSDGYYQILSGLSANTKVVTSAEFMIDSESNLNASMNLFTAAKKDSTSGKQMKNMKGMKMDKDSTKATSEVKDTTIIRKGVINVEAIDKNHDGKLYEDVMDWNVISDKPGTCPICGMKLREMTIQQVKDNLKAHGFKYQ from the coding sequence ATGAATAAGAAAATATTCGTCTATATCCTGTTAGTTATTTTGGGCGCAGCGTTGGGCGTTACAGGATATTATCTGTTATCCGGGAAACAGGGTACTGTGATGACTGAAGGTGAGCAAAGCCAAGGCAAAGCGAAAAATGACAAGAAAGGGAAAATCCTTTACTGGCGTGCACCGATGAACCCGAATGAGATTTACAATCATCCCGGCAAATCGGCCATGGGTATGGATTTGGTTCCGGTTTATGCCGATCAGGCCGGCCAAAATGGTGTGGTTTCCATCGATCCGGTGGTAGAGCAGGATATGAATGTGAAGACAACGGTTGTGAAATCCGCAAATATGCATGCTGATGTGATGACCAATGGCATTATTCAGCCTGACGAGCAGAAAGAATACACGGTGACCACCAAAGCGGGAGGCTGGATTGATAAGCTCTACGTGAATTACACGGGGCAGCAAGTGAGGAAAGGCCAGAAACTGTTGCGGATTTACTCGCCGGAACTGGTTGCAGCAGAGCAGGAATATCTGACTGCTTTGGCTTATGATAACGCTATGATTGGAAGTCAGGAGCCATCAGATTTGCTGAAGAATGCTACCCGAAAACTGGAATTGCTGGATGTTTCAAACGCGGATATCCAGGAGCTGAAGAAGACAAAGCATGTGAGGAAATATATCACCCTCACAGCATCTTTTGACGGAACGGTATTGTCAAAAAACGTTGATGAAGGGGCTAAAATCATGCGCGGAATGCCGTTAATGAAAATAGCCAATTTGAGCTCTGTGTGGCTGGTAGCTGACGTATATGAACATGAACTGAATAAAATTGCTTTGGGTCAGCCGGCGACCATCACCATGGATTTCCTGCCGGGAGTGACATACAAAGGAAAGATTTCGTTCATCTACCCGGTACTGGACACCCAAACCCGTACGATTAAAGTCAGGATTGATCTGAATAACAGCAACCATGTACTGAAGCCCGGTATGTTTGCCAATGTAGACATCAAAGGAAAAGATTTAGGCAATTACCCCATGGTTCCTGCACAGGCCATCCTTCAAAGCGGCCGTGAGAACACTGTGATTGTATCACTAGGCCATGGAAAGTTCAAACCTGTACATGTGAAGCTGGGTAACTACTCAGATGGCTACTACCAGATTTTAAGCGGATTGTCTGCTAACACGAAGGTTGTTACCTCTGCCGAGTTTATGATTGACTCCGAATCGAACCTGAATGCTTCAATGAACTTGTTCACAGCTGCTAAAAAAGACAGCACTTCCGGCAAGCAAATGAAGAATATGAAAGGCATGAAGATGGATAAGGACTCCACCAAAGCTACTTCAGAAGTGAAGGACACTACGATCATCCGGAAAGGCGTGATTAACGTCGAAGCCATCGATAAAAATCATGACGGTAAACTCTACGAAGATGTCATGGACTGGAACGTGATCTCCGATAAACCGGGAACTTGCCCGATTTGCGGAATGAAACTGCGTGAAATGACCATTCAACAGGTAAAAGACAACCTGAAAGCACATGGTTTTAAGTATCAATGA
- a CDS encoding type II toxin-antitoxin system HipA family toxin: MNIDVRIWDQFVGALTWDESRKVSVFRYSPDFVKDGLEIAPLLMPLREDYSYEFNPYDFNYKTFKGLPPTVADSLPDDFGNYIMRAWLENQGKTIDNLTPLERLGYVGKRGMGALEFEPVLAGEEFKPTNINPSELVEITRKLLTSDDQQSYSDREESLLTKIWRTGTSAGGARAKAILALDEINQVYKPGDILHGPDHSDWLIKLDGLTNDIHGDPEGCGRIEYAYYKMAKDAGINMSESKLLTEGNRAHFITRRFDRTDGEKVHMQTLSGLAGFDYRRPDIYSYEQVFTILRKMRLPHNDFVEQFRRMVFNVVARNQDDHAKNISFLMHKTGHWSLSPAYDVSYSFNPAGIWTSRHQLSINGKRDNFEINDLLKIGEENNISSRKAIIQQVIDAVSKWEVFAKQANVLPQQIDQIKSTHRLFVKGHNTGNKNLGNMA, from the coding sequence ATGAATATTGATGTTCGTATATGGGACCAGTTTGTTGGTGCGTTAACCTGGGATGAAAGTCGCAAAGTTTCTGTTTTTAGGTACAGCCCCGATTTTGTTAAAGACGGTCTGGAGATTGCTCCTCTTTTAATGCCTTTAAGGGAAGACTATTCTTATGAATTTAACCCTTATGATTTCAATTATAAGACATTTAAGGGGCTTCCTCCTACGGTTGCTGACTCCCTCCCAGATGACTTCGGAAATTACATCATGAGAGCCTGGTTGGAAAACCAAGGAAAGACTATCGATAACCTCACACCTCTCGAAAGACTCGGCTACGTCGGTAAAAGAGGTATGGGGGCGCTCGAATTTGAACCCGTTCTGGCTGGGGAGGAATTTAAACCAACTAACATTAATCCTTCTGAACTTGTAGAAATTACCCGCAAACTGCTCACGTCAGACGATCAGCAAAGTTATTCGGACCGTGAGGAAAGTTTATTGACTAAAATTTGGAGGACCGGAACCTCTGCTGGTGGAGCCAGGGCAAAAGCCATACTGGCCCTCGATGAAATTAACCAGGTGTACAAACCAGGGGACATCCTACACGGGCCGGACCATTCCGATTGGCTTATCAAACTTGATGGGTTAACAAATGATATACACGGGGACCCGGAAGGATGTGGACGTATCGAATACGCTTACTACAAAATGGCCAAAGATGCCGGTATAAACATGTCTGAGTCGAAGCTGCTAACCGAAGGCAACCGTGCTCATTTTATCACCAGACGTTTTGACCGCACCGATGGTGAAAAAGTGCATATGCAAACCTTAAGTGGCTTGGCTGGTTTTGATTACAGACGCCCAGACATTTATTCTTATGAACAGGTTTTCACGATCCTTAGGAAAATGCGGTTACCACATAACGATTTTGTTGAGCAATTCCGGAGAATGGTGTTCAATGTAGTGGCCCGGAACCAGGACGACCACGCAAAAAATATCTCTTTTTTGATGCACAAAACCGGTCATTGGTCACTTTCCCCGGCTTATGATGTGTCCTATAGTTTTAACCCTGCGGGGATATGGACCAGCCGTCACCAGCTGTCGATAAATGGGAAAAGGGATAATTTCGAAATCAATGACCTGCTTAAAATTGGGGAGGAGAATAACATTAGTTCGAGAAAGGCAATAATTCAACAGGTAATTGACGCTGTAAGTAAATGGGAAGTATTTGCGAAACAGGCTAATGTCCTACCCCAACAGATTGACCAAATTAAAAGTACACACAGACTTTTTGTAAAAGGGCACAACACTGGAAACAAAAATTTAGGCAATATGGCGTAG
- a CDS encoding helix-turn-helix domain-containing protein: MRVNFHPWYELSEKQIIAEIGKRLKGFRLNQNITQQELGDMIGKGPDEISRIENGKAFTMITLLRILRALNKLEYLDHILQPPQINPLQLREIERKKRKRASKKNKR; this comes from the coding sequence ATGCGTGTCAATTTCCACCCCTGGTATGAATTGTCCGAAAAGCAGATTATTGCTGAGATAGGAAAAAGGCTGAAAGGTTTCCGCCTAAACCAGAATATTACACAACAGGAACTTGGAGATATGATCGGTAAAGGACCTGATGAAATCTCCAGGATAGAAAACGGGAAAGCCTTCACGATGATTACCTTATTAAGAATATTGAGGGCCTTAAACAAGCTTGAATACCTGGATCATATCCTCCAACCTCCCCAAATAAACCCACTTCAACTACGGGAAATCGAGAGAAAAAAACGTAAACGTGCTTCCAAAAAGAATAAACGATGA
- a CDS encoding DUF4396 domain-containing protein, translated as MLNVTFLNFLESPSFVIPWYLFGILAAIWVTWDVFKVNTRVNTALKYAWPIIMIFFSVIGLALYLITCRPPGIGKKKGKDEIDYHHRYVSAKWKKVTGSVMHCVAGDGLGIMTAMVISRMIDLNFWPEFWFEYAVGFLFGWFIFQFIAMRKMADSTSKALWLAGRAEFFSMITVMVGMGLVMRFITPEIAGQSPNPDTFTFWGFGALGLFVGAIFTFPMNWWLVSIGWKHGMS; from the coding sequence ATGCTGAACGTAACATTTCTGAATTTTCTTGAAAGCCCCTCCTTTGTCATACCGTGGTATCTGTTTGGTATCCTGGCCGCCATATGGGTTACCTGGGACGTTTTCAAAGTGAACACCCGTGTGAATACGGCGTTAAAATATGCCTGGCCCATCATCATGATTTTCTTTTCAGTCATCGGGCTGGCGCTGTATCTCATTACGTGCAGACCACCCGGGATTGGAAAAAAGAAAGGAAAGGATGAAATCGATTACCACCATCGGTATGTATCGGCCAAATGGAAAAAGGTGACCGGTTCGGTGATGCATTGCGTAGCCGGCGATGGTCTGGGAATCATGACAGCCATGGTCATCAGCCGGATGATTGATTTAAATTTCTGGCCGGAGTTCTGGTTCGAATATGCTGTTGGATTCTTATTCGGATGGTTCATCTTTCAGTTTATCGCCATGCGTAAAATGGCAGACTCAACCTCCAAAGCCCTCTGGCTGGCCGGCAGAGCAGAGTTCTTCTCGATGATAACCGTCATGGTCGGAATGGGTTTGGTCATGCGTTTTATCACCCCGGAAATAGCTGGTCAAAGCCCCAATCCGGATACGTTTACCTTCTGGGGATTTGGCGCACTGGGGCTGTTCGTCGGCGCGATATTTACCTTCCCGATGAATTGGTGGTTGGTATCAATCGGGTGGAAACACGGAATGAGCTAA
- a CDS encoding efflux RND transporter permease subunit, translating to MTPNETNKDGLIARIIEWSINNKTLVIIFTVMLMAAGIWAIKNTAVDAIPDLSDVQVIVMTKYPGQGPKIVEDQVTYPLTTKLLSVPGATDVRGYSFFGFSMVYVIFKDGTDLYWARSRVLEYLSSMQSSMPKGVTPELGPDATGLGWVYEYVLKSKTQDLQQLRSIQDWFMKYELMTVPGVSEVASIGGFVKQYQVEVDPIKLASYDLSLDKVKMAIKNSNNDVGGRLLEMGETEFMVRGLGYVKSKKDLKMVTVGFNKATGTPIYLKDVANVVVGPELRRGLADWNGKGEVVGGIVVQRYGANGLKVIDQVKKKIAKLKKSLPAGVQIVPAYDRSGLIHKAIDNLQDKLLEEIIVVSLVIFFFLLHFRSSFVAVFTLPTAVLGALLIMHLQGINANIMSLGGIAIAIGAMVDAAIIMVENAQSHVLRNQQLPPEKQKPHWAVILEASKEVGPSIFFSLLVIVVSFLPVFALGAQEGRMFKPLAFTKSYSMAVGAILAITIVPVLMGYFIRGKMKKEEDNPITRFLMRAYEPVVGFVIKRRWWVLIISALIVIGSWFPYSKLGSEFMPPLYEGDLVYMPTTLPGISITKARQLLQQTDKIIKSFPEVKSVMGKVGRASTATDPAPLSMIETTIQLKPQSEWPEGMTPKKLVNKMDAAIKIPGLTNAWTMPIKTRIDMLSTGIKTPVGIKITGPDLSVLQNLGEKIEGVLRKVPGTRSVFAERSEGGNYIDFDIDRDAIARYGLTVGNVEDIFQSAIGGMNITKTIEGLQRYPVNLRYQRDYRNNLEALKRVLVPLPHGGQVPLGQLGAIIVKKGPPVIKSENARPESLVYVDLNTTDIGSYVDAAKKVVNKEINLPQGYSLTWSGQYEYMERAAKTLSLVIPLTLLLVVLLLYFNTKSFTKTGIILLALPFSMVGAVWYLYFAGFHMSVAVWVGVIALLGVSAEMGVVMLLYLEVAYENMRDKGLMTSLDKLKEAIFQGAVRRIRPVVMTVTVLLIGLLPILIGHGVGSDVMKRIVAPMFGGIITALLIQLAFYPAIFYVVKKREMKKNNMITEVHKED from the coding sequence ATGACTCCAAATGAAACAAATAAAGACGGCCTGATTGCCCGGATTATCGAATGGTCCATCAACAATAAAACGCTGGTCATTATTTTCACTGTCATGCTGATGGCAGCCGGAATCTGGGCCATCAAGAACACAGCGGTGGATGCTATTCCTGATTTGAGCGATGTTCAGGTTATTGTCATGACCAAATATCCGGGACAGGGTCCGAAAATTGTGGAAGACCAGGTCACCTATCCGCTGACGACGAAATTACTTTCGGTTCCGGGTGCTACCGATGTACGAGGTTATTCCTTCTTTGGCTTTTCAATGGTCTATGTGATTTTTAAGGACGGGACTGATTTGTACTGGGCCAGGAGCCGTGTGCTGGAATATTTAAGTTCGATGCAGAGTTCGATGCCCAAAGGCGTTACGCCGGAGCTGGGCCCGGATGCTACCGGGCTGGGTTGGGTTTATGAATACGTGTTGAAATCGAAGACACAGGACCTGCAGCAACTACGGTCCATCCAGGACTGGTTTATGAAATATGAGCTGATGACGGTCCCGGGTGTATCTGAAGTAGCCAGCATCGGCGGATTTGTCAAGCAATACCAGGTAGAGGTTGATCCGATTAAGCTGGCATCTTACGATCTCTCGCTCGATAAGGTAAAGATGGCCATTAAGAATAGCAACAACGATGTAGGCGGCCGGCTACTCGAAATGGGCGAGACTGAATTTATGGTCCGCGGACTCGGCTATGTTAAGAGCAAGAAGGACCTAAAGATGGTGACCGTCGGTTTTAATAAAGCGACCGGCACGCCCATTTATTTGAAAGATGTAGCCAATGTGGTCGTTGGCCCGGAACTGCGCCGTGGTTTGGCGGACTGGAACGGAAAGGGAGAAGTCGTGGGCGGAATTGTCGTTCAGCGATACGGTGCCAACGGATTGAAAGTGATTGATCAGGTGAAGAAGAAAATTGCAAAACTGAAAAAATCACTGCCGGCCGGCGTTCAGATTGTCCCCGCTTATGACCGTTCAGGACTTATTCATAAAGCGATTGACAACCTTCAGGATAAACTACTGGAAGAAATTATCGTGGTTTCGCTGGTGATTTTCTTTTTCCTGTTGCACTTCAGGAGTTCATTCGTTGCTGTATTTACTTTACCAACGGCCGTACTGGGAGCCTTATTAATCATGCATCTGCAAGGAATTAATGCGAATATCATGTCGCTTGGTGGTATTGCCATTGCTATTGGTGCCATGGTGGACGCGGCGATTATCATGGTGGAGAATGCCCAGTCGCATGTGCTACGTAATCAGCAGTTGCCGCCTGAAAAGCAAAAGCCGCACTGGGCCGTTATTTTGGAGGCCTCAAAAGAAGTAGGTCCGTCCATCTTTTTCTCCCTGCTGGTGATTGTGGTTTCGTTTCTTCCTGTCTTTGCGCTTGGCGCCCAGGAAGGCCGGATGTTTAAACCGCTGGCATTCACCAAATCCTATTCGATGGCTGTTGGCGCCATTCTCGCCATCACCATTGTGCCGGTGTTGATGGGCTATTTTATCCGTGGAAAGATGAAAAAGGAAGAAGACAATCCTATCACGAGGTTCCTAATGCGCGCTTATGAACCGGTTGTCGGTTTCGTCATCAAGCGGAGATGGTGGGTACTGATTATTTCGGCCCTGATTGTGATTGGCAGCTGGTTCCCATACAGCAAACTTGGGTCTGAATTTATGCCCCCACTGTACGAAGGTGATTTGGTTTACATGCCCACTACCTTGCCGGGGATTTCGATAACCAAAGCACGGCAGTTGTTGCAGCAGACGGATAAAATCATCAAATCATTCCCGGAAGTGAAATCAGTAATGGGAAAAGTAGGTCGTGCATCGACCGCTACTGACCCGGCACCGCTTTCGATGATTGAGACCACCATTCAATTAAAACCGCAAAGCGAATGGCCTGAGGGAATGACCCCGAAAAAGCTGGTAAATAAGATGGATGCGGCCATTAAAATCCCGGGGCTCACCAACGCCTGGACGATGCCGATTAAAACCCGGATTGACATGCTCTCAACGGGTATTAAGACACCGGTCGGAATTAAAATTACCGGACCTGATTTGAGCGTGCTTCAAAACCTGGGAGAGAAAATCGAAGGCGTGTTGCGAAAAGTTCCGGGAACCCGTTCGGTATTTGCGGAGCGCTCTGAGGGCGGTAATTATATTGATTTTGATATTGACCGCGACGCCATCGCCCGTTACGGACTGACCGTGGGTAATGTGGAAGACATTTTCCAATCGGCCATTGGCGGAATGAACATCACCAAAACCATCGAGGGACTGCAGCGCTATCCGGTCAATCTCCGCTATCAACGTGATTACAGAAACAACCTGGAAGCATTGAAGCGGGTGCTGGTACCGTTGCCACATGGCGGACAAGTTCCGTTGGGGCAGCTGGGAGCCATCATTGTGAAGAAAGGCCCGCCAGTCATCAAATCAGAGAATGCCCGTCCCGAATCACTGGTGTATGTTGACCTGAACACGACGGATATCGGCTCATACGTGGATGCCGCTAAGAAGGTGGTAAATAAGGAAATTAATCTTCCCCAGGGCTATTCCCTGACATGGAGCGGACAGTACGAATACATGGAACGTGCCGCCAAAACCTTGTCGCTCGTAATTCCATTGACGCTGTTGCTGGTCGTGTTGTTGCTGTATTTCAACACCAAATCGTTTACCAAAACAGGTATTATCCTGCTGGCATTACCGTTCTCCATGGTCGGCGCCGTTTGGTACCTCTATTTTGCCGGATTCCACATGAGTGTCGCTGTTTGGGTTGGTGTAATTGCCCTGCTCGGAGTGAGTGCAGAGATGGGAGTTGTCATGTTACTTTACCTGGAAGTAGCTTATGAAAACATGAGGGACAAAGGTTTAATGACCTCGCTGGATAAATTGAAAGAAGCCATCTTCCAGGGGGCCGTCAGGAGAATCCGGCCGGTGGTGATGACCGTTACGGTTCTTTTGATTGGTTTGTTACCGATCCTGATTGGACATGGCGTTGGCTCAGACGTGATGAAACGTATTGTGGCTCCAATGTTTGGAGGGATTATCACTGCATTGCTTATCCAACTGGCTTTTTATCCGGCTATTTTCTACGTCGTGAAAAAGCGGGAAATGAAGAAAAATAACATGATAACCGAGGTTCATAAGGAGGATTAA
- a CDS encoding TolC family protein yields MNRYKLIGLLLILAISLPAFAQSQDDSLNGLIQQAEKVNPSLAMLQAQLKAARENIQVGTHLPDPVANLGLMNVPTNSFSLNQEAMTGKVLGVAQAIPFPGSLKAKAAVKSMDTLIIRQQIADLVNQIQEQVSELYYNLQEKRADVGLTKESLDLLKQISVVAKRKFEVKTASLQNVIEVEVQKTRLQDKIETLKGEESTLQAKLNGFLLRNDSVYIPTERIVPITHEYVKTDSLLALAKENRPVLKEIKLHETKAELMQKEAKYTFYPNFKVGVQYTQRGFNRVSGADYKDLLGVAVGVTIPINYGGNKTAKVNRARFQQDAFSQQYQHSLQVLQQHFGAINSQMSALKKREKLLTTTLLPQALQSYQAALADYQVNKIDFVNVMRAEDQILKVKTELANIRTSYSKNLSKLEFLSGTQLN; encoded by the coding sequence ATGAACAGATACAAGTTAATAGGATTGTTACTGATTCTCGCGATAAGTCTGCCGGCGTTCGCGCAGAGTCAGGATGATTCTTTAAATGGCTTGATTCAACAAGCCGAAAAAGTAAATCCGAGCCTGGCGATGTTGCAGGCTCAATTAAAGGCTGCGAGGGAGAATATCCAGGTGGGGACGCACCTTCCGGACCCGGTAGCCAATCTGGGATTGATGAATGTTCCGACGAATAGTTTTTCGCTGAACCAGGAAGCGATGACCGGCAAAGTTCTTGGTGTGGCACAGGCGATTCCTTTTCCGGGAAGTCTGAAAGCCAAAGCGGCCGTTAAATCGATGGACACGCTCATTATTCGTCAGCAAATTGCCGATTTGGTCAACCAGATACAGGAACAAGTTTCGGAGCTCTATTACAACCTCCAGGAGAAAAGAGCGGATGTCGGTTTGACAAAGGAAAGCCTGGATTTACTGAAACAGATTTCGGTGGTTGCCAAACGAAAGTTTGAAGTGAAGACCGCCAGTCTGCAGAATGTGATCGAGGTGGAAGTTCAAAAAACCCGGCTGCAGGATAAGATTGAAACTTTAAAAGGTGAGGAGTCGACGTTACAGGCCAAACTAAACGGCTTTTTGTTGCGCAACGACTCTGTTTATATTCCAACTGAAAGGATTGTTCCTATCACCCACGAGTATGTAAAAACCGATTCACTTCTGGCCTTAGCCAAGGAAAACAGGCCGGTTTTGAAAGAGATTAAACTTCATGAAACGAAGGCTGAATTGATGCAAAAGGAAGCCAAGTACACTTTCTATCCCAATTTTAAAGTAGGTGTACAGTACACACAGCGAGGCTTCAATAGAGTTAGTGGAGCGGATTACAAGGATTTACTGGGCGTAGCGGTCGGCGTGACGATTCCGATCAACTATGGAGGAAACAAGACTGCAAAAGTCAACCGCGCCCGTTTCCAGCAGGATGCCTTCAGTCAACAATATCAGCATTCGCTGCAGGTTTTACAGCAACATTTCGGAGCCATCAATTCGCAAATGAGTGCCCTGAAAAAACGGGAAAAACTGCTTACGACCACGTTACTGCCTCAGGCCCTTCAGTCGTACCAGGCTGCATTGGCAGATTATCAGGTTAATAAAATAGACTTTGTTAACGTGATGCGGGCAGAAGACCAGATTCTGAAAGTCAAAACCGAACTGGCCAATATCCGGACTTCCTACAGTAAAAACCTGTCGAAACTGGAGTTTTTATCGGGAACGCAATTGAATTAA
- a CDS encoding Fic family protein, with the protein MDKLLQLKNKYVELSRGFIDYDKFNNYLLTYHSTCIEGATLTHSEVVHLFEDGLTPLGGKPFSHVLMVKDHLDALKFILDLDKKKQKLTVKTIQTISSLLLKNTGVEYKIKGESFDATKGEFRKGGVHVGNHTFVNFNKVPGLVKELVNYINSQLDSCSDFLSNSVLAFDAHYQMVSIHPFADGNGRLSRLIMNYIQHYHGHPLTPVFSEDKALYFDALQETRDKQNTDIFRKFMIQQSQKYFESEIAMMKKQPEQKVIRGKGLSFLF; encoded by the coding sequence ATGGATAAGTTACTTCAGCTAAAGAATAAGTATGTTGAGCTCTCAAGAGGTTTTATTGATTATGACAAGTTCAACAATTACTTGCTTACATATCATTCAACGTGCATCGAAGGGGCAACGCTTACCCACAGTGAGGTTGTTCATCTGTTCGAAGATGGCCTGACCCCCCTGGGAGGTAAACCTTTTAGTCACGTCCTGATGGTTAAAGACCATCTGGACGCCTTGAAATTTATCCTTGACCTGGATAAGAAAAAGCAAAAATTGACCGTTAAAACTATTCAAACCATATCCTCCCTGTTATTGAAAAACACCGGTGTAGAATATAAAATCAAGGGAGAGAGTTTTGATGCTACAAAAGGTGAATTCAGAAAAGGAGGTGTACATGTTGGGAATCATACTTTCGTTAATTTCAACAAAGTTCCCGGACTGGTTAAAGAACTGGTAAACTACATTAACTCTCAATTGGACTCTTGTTCGGATTTCCTTAGTAACAGTGTCCTTGCCTTTGATGCACATTATCAAATGGTCTCCATCCATCCTTTTGCTGATGGTAACGGCCGTTTATCCCGGTTAATCATGAATTACATCCAGCATTATCACGGGCATCCTTTAACTCCTGTATTTTCGGAAGACAAGGCATTGTACTTTGATGCGCTTCAGGAAACAAGGGACAAACAAAACACTGATATTTTCCGAAAATTCATGATTCAGCAATCACAAAAGTATTTCGAGTCCGAGATTGCCATGATGAAAAAACAACCAGAACAAAAAGTGATTAGGGGAAAGGGGCTGTCGTTCTTATTTTGA
- a CDS encoding P-II family nitrogen regulator, whose protein sequence is MKEIKAYIRKEKAEIVIQNLEEAGVTGMTVLDAAALAQWADDQFFSYSIEYVQKYSSVVKIELVCEEEKADEMVSIIQQYGHTGRSGDGWIFVSDIERAVRIKNGEEGKVN, encoded by the coding sequence ATGAAGGAAATAAAGGCGTACATCCGAAAAGAAAAGGCAGAAATTGTCATCCAAAATCTGGAGGAGGCAGGTGTCACAGGTATGACTGTCCTGGACGCCGCAGCCCTGGCTCAGTGGGCTGACGATCAGTTTTTCAGCTATTCCATTGAGTATGTTCAGAAATATTCATCCGTGGTGAAAATTGAGCTTGTCTGCGAGGAGGAAAAAGCGGACGAGATGGTATCTATCATCCAACAGTACGGTCATACCGGAAGAAGTGGTGATGGTTGGATTTTCGTCTCGGATATTGAACGAGCGGTACGCATCAAAAACGGAGAAGAAGGCAAAGTCAATTGA